The following coding sequences lie in one Zonotrichia leucophrys gambelii isolate GWCS_2022_RI chromosome 4A, RI_Zleu_2.0, whole genome shotgun sequence genomic window:
- the XIAP gene encoding E3 ubiquitin-protein ligase XIAP isoform X1, translating to MTCNVPPSSGASADTDGAQEWAQERERLGTFVGFPQDCPVSVLALAQAGFVYTGEGDKVKCFSCHTTVEGWVPGDSAVERHKQLAPNCKFITESAFLESGMDPDTQNYQNGTENGTSNSALPSALDDPDVEADYLLRTRQVVDMSDTLYPKNPAMCSEETRLKSFHNWPLNGQLTPQELANAGFYYTGVGDQVACFCCGGKLKNWEPGDRAWSEHKRHFPKCLFVLGRDVGNVSSESVPSELGVSGLNNAQYPRNPSMAKYGKRLQTFLSWIYPVDKEKLAEAGFYSVGNGDHVVCFHCGGGLQEWKENEDPWDQHAKWFPGCRFVRNEKGIEFINNVHLKDGCTDSTTEAAEGTIIPKDGLLQNPLVQSAIAMGFSLSEIRNTMEKRLQMTGESHTSVEDLVADLSAHKENTRDEEPNEIPVEQDELIQLQNLYLSTEEKLRRLQEEKLCKICMAKDVSVVFIPCGHLVACKECAQLLNECPLCRKDIMKIQDIFLY from the exons ATGACGTGCAATGTCCCCCCGAGCTCGGGAGCCTCTGCAGACACCGACGGGGCCCAGGAGTGGGCGCAGGAACGGGAGCGACTGGGAACTTTTGTGGGATTCCCACAGGACTgtcctgtgtctgtgctggctcTAGCCCAAGCTGGCTTTGTTTATACTGGAGAAGGTGACAAAGTGAAGTGCTTCAGTTGCCATACTACTGTGGAAGGATGGGTGCCTGGGGATTCTGCAGTTGAGAGACACAAACAGCTTGCCCCCAACTGCAAGTTTATTACTGAATCTGCTTTTCTGGAAAGTGGCATGGATCCTGATACCCAGAACTACCAGAATGGAACTGAAAATGGTACCAGCAATTCAGCCCTCCCAAGTGCTCTGGATGACCCTGACGTGGAGGCAGATTACCTTCTGAGAACTAGGCAGGTTGTGGATATGTCAGACACTTTGTATCCTAAAAACCCTGCGATGTGCAGTGAAGAAACAAGATTAAAGTCTTTTCACAACTGGCCCCTCAATGGCCAGCTGACACCACAGGAATTAGCTAATGCTGGATTTTATTACACAGGTGTTGGTGACCAAGTGGCATGTTTTTGTTGTGGTGGAAAACTGAAGAACTGGGAACCCGGTGACAGAGCTTGGTCAGAACACAAGAGGCATTTTCCCAAATGCCTTTTTGTCCTGGGCCGGGATGTAGGAAATGTTTCAAGTGAATCTGTTCCTTCTGAGCTTGGTGTGAGTGGTCTGAACAATGCACAGTACCCAAGGAATCCCTCTATGGCAAAATATGGAAAACGTTTACAAACATTTTTATCTTGGATATATCCTGTTGACAAGGAGAAACTTGCAGAAGCTGGGTTCTATAGCGTAG GTAATGGTGATCATGTTGTGTGTTTCCACTGTGGTGGAGGATTGCaagaatggaaggaaaatgaggaCCCTTGGGATCAACATGCCAAATGGTTTCCTGG gTGCAGATTTGTGAGGAATGAAAAGGGGATAGAATTTATAAATAATGTTCACTTAAAAGATGGATGTACGGATTCAACA ACAGAAGCTGCTGAAGGGACAATAATTCCTAAAG ATGGTCTCTTACAGAATCCTTTGGTACAAAGTGCCATAGCCATGGGTTTCAGTTTGTCTGAGATTAGGAACACCATGGAAAAGAGATTGCAGATGACTGGAGAAAGTCACACATCTGTTGAGGATCTGGTAGCAGACTTAAGTGCTCATAAAGAAAATACAAGGGATGAAGAACCAAATGAAATCCCAGTTGAGCAAGATGAGCTTATTCAGTTACAAAACCTCT ATCTCAGTACTGAAGAGAAGTTAAGACgtttgcaggaagaaaagctcTGTAAAATCTGTATGGCCAAGGACGTGTCTGTTGTCTTCATTCCCTGTGGTCACCTTGTTGCCTGTAAGGAATGTGCTCAGTTGCTTAATGAATGCCCTCTGTGTCGTAAAGATATTATGAAAATACAGGACATTTTTTTGTATTAG
- the XIAP gene encoding E3 ubiquitin-protein ligase XIAP isoform X2 — protein MTCNVPPSSGASADTDGAQEWAQERERLGTFVGFPQDCPVSVLALAQAGFVYTGEGDKVKCFSCHTTVEGWVPGDSAVERHKQLAPNCKFITESAFLESGMDPDTQNYQNGTENGTSNSALPSALDDPDVEADYLLRTRQVVDMSDTLYPKNPAMCSEETRLKSFHNWPLNGQLTPQELANAGFYYTGVGDQVACFCCGGKLKNWEPGDRAWSEHKRHFPKCLFVLGRDVGNVSSESVPSELGVSGLNNAQYPRNPSMAKYGKRLQTFLSWIYPVDKEKLAEAGFYSVGNGDHVVCFHCGGGLQEWKENEDPWDQHAKWFPGCRFVRNEKGIEFINNVHLKDGCTDSTTEAAEGTIIPKDLSTEEKLRRLQEEKLCKICMAKDVSVVFIPCGHLVACKECAQLLNECPLCRKDIMKIQDIFLY, from the exons ATGACGTGCAATGTCCCCCCGAGCTCGGGAGCCTCTGCAGACACCGACGGGGCCCAGGAGTGGGCGCAGGAACGGGAGCGACTGGGAACTTTTGTGGGATTCCCACAGGACTgtcctgtgtctgtgctggctcTAGCCCAAGCTGGCTTTGTTTATACTGGAGAAGGTGACAAAGTGAAGTGCTTCAGTTGCCATACTACTGTGGAAGGATGGGTGCCTGGGGATTCTGCAGTTGAGAGACACAAACAGCTTGCCCCCAACTGCAAGTTTATTACTGAATCTGCTTTTCTGGAAAGTGGCATGGATCCTGATACCCAGAACTACCAGAATGGAACTGAAAATGGTACCAGCAATTCAGCCCTCCCAAGTGCTCTGGATGACCCTGACGTGGAGGCAGATTACCTTCTGAGAACTAGGCAGGTTGTGGATATGTCAGACACTTTGTATCCTAAAAACCCTGCGATGTGCAGTGAAGAAACAAGATTAAAGTCTTTTCACAACTGGCCCCTCAATGGCCAGCTGACACCACAGGAATTAGCTAATGCTGGATTTTATTACACAGGTGTTGGTGACCAAGTGGCATGTTTTTGTTGTGGTGGAAAACTGAAGAACTGGGAACCCGGTGACAGAGCTTGGTCAGAACACAAGAGGCATTTTCCCAAATGCCTTTTTGTCCTGGGCCGGGATGTAGGAAATGTTTCAAGTGAATCTGTTCCTTCTGAGCTTGGTGTGAGTGGTCTGAACAATGCACAGTACCCAAGGAATCCCTCTATGGCAAAATATGGAAAACGTTTACAAACATTTTTATCTTGGATATATCCTGTTGACAAGGAGAAACTTGCAGAAGCTGGGTTCTATAGCGTAG GTAATGGTGATCATGTTGTGTGTTTCCACTGTGGTGGAGGATTGCaagaatggaaggaaaatgaggaCCCTTGGGATCAACATGCCAAATGGTTTCCTGG gTGCAGATTTGTGAGGAATGAAAAGGGGATAGAATTTATAAATAATGTTCACTTAAAAGATGGATGTACGGATTCAACA ACAGAAGCTGCTGAAGGGACAATAATTCCTAAAG ATCTCAGTACTGAAGAGAAGTTAAGACgtttgcaggaagaaaagctcTGTAAAATCTGTATGGCCAAGGACGTGTCTGTTGTCTTCATTCCCTGTGGTCACCTTGTTGCCTGTAAGGAATGTGCTCAGTTGCTTAATGAATGCCCTCTGTGTCGTAAAGATATTATGAAAATACAGGACATTTTTTTGTATTAG